A window of Ananas comosus cultivar F153 linkage group 4, ASM154086v1, whole genome shotgun sequence contains these coding sequences:
- the LOC109709178 gene encoding receptor-like protein 12, producing MSSRHRPPNPLFLILTLLLFAFSSAGAVTALCLRDQFASLLQLKRRFSGGSLTSWVAGTDCCAWGGVECDPVSGRVTALDLSGRSIAGELYFPALFNLTSLRSLNLAYNLFDQIPLPQLGFEALANLTRLNLSNSGFVGQVPASISRLSNLVSLDLSTFYLNERPNSSLYLRDPTLRTLIANLGRLQFLYLDGVEIAADGPGWCGAVAASAPGLRELSLSGCSLAGPLNPSLLRLRWLSKLRLDQNNLSSPLPEFFFTNFSSLGVLRLSSCGLKGVFPDRILQLRNLTVLDVSANPLLSGWLPDFPKDSVLESLVLSSTNFSGNLPDSIGNLKSLTRLELSECGFSGSIPASVANLTQLVHLDLSFNNFSGRIPSFGQWPMISEINLAHNSLSGSIPPSDDYAGLRKLTKIDLRNNSLTGPIPGSLFAIPSLQLLQLSQNQLSGILAGISNASSSLATIDLSYNNLQGIIPQSVSQLSGLSVLSLASNNFSGTLALDILRSMRNLSKLDLSNNMIIVVDGDDNSSFDSFPKISTLKLASCYLLKIPTFLRYQDVISDLDLSNNKISGAIPSWIWSIGMESWTYLNLSHNMFTSVEGLTDLSSIPLMTLDIHSNMLQGSVPFPPPNIIILDYSYNNFSSSIPFSFPSYLNVTIFFSVSHNRLTGEIPASFCNATYLQVLDLSYNGFSGSMPSCLLKGNSGDLRILNLGANQLTGTLPQDVSGGCELRTINLSSNMLEGKLPQSLANCRMLEVLDIGNNQIVDSFPYWLRELSALQVLVLRSNGFYGPAAHPTSTTGRNSPFPMLQIFDISSNSFNGMLPSDCFSDLTAMKVGSEDKQFTVGFSYLNYTKSYYEDSVTVTFKGLDITLVKILTVFTSLDLSNNGFEGGIPESVGELKMLYLLNISHNSFSGEIPSQIGNLSQLESLDLSSNNLSGEIPQTLALLTFLSSLNLSYNNLVGGIPQYHQFPTFSNLSFLGNPGLCGQPLTRQCNSSRTARDQALNSKSIELNWQFISAGIGYGGGLAIVVGPLMVWSKGKRWFNKYVDRMLLAVLPLWLCETCGDGRVGTEEGDDDADSMEEEENRKFCVFCTGLEIHEDKVVIHHVECSCPKF from the coding sequence ATGAGTTCTCGTCACCGCCCCCCCAACCCCCTCTTCCTCATCCTCACCCTCCTCCTCTTCGCATTCTCCTCCGCCGGAGCCGTCACCGCCCTGTGCCTCCGCGACCAGTTCGCCTCCCTCCTCCAACTGAAGCGGCGCTTCTCCGGCGGTAGCCTCACCTCCTGGGTCGCCGGCACCGACTGCTGCGCCTGGGGCGGGGTCGAATGCGACCCCGTCTCCGGTCGCGTCACCGCCCTCGACCTGAGCGGCCGATCCATCGCCGGTGAGCTTTACTTCCCCGCGCTCTTCAACCTCACCTCGCTCCGCTCCCTCAACCTCGCCTATAACCTGTTCGACCAAATTCCCCTCCCGCAGCTCGGGTTCGAAGCCCTAGCCAATCTCACCCGCCTCAACCTCTCCAATTCGGGCTTCGTCGGCCAGGTCCCCGCGAGCATCTCTCGCCTCTCCAATTTGGTCTCCCTCGACCTCTCCACCTTCTACCTCAACGAGCGCCCAAACTCCTCCCTTTACCTCCGAGACCCGACTCTCCGGACCCTCATTGCCAATCTCGGCCGCCTCCAATTCCTCTACCTCGATGGCGTTGAAATCGCCGCCGACGGGCCCGGATGGTGCGGCGCGGTGGCGGCGTCGGCCCCCGGACTTCGCGAGCTGAGCCTTTCGGGGTGCTCTCTTGCGGGTCCTCTCAACCCGTCCCTCTTGCGCCTCCGGTGGTTATCAAAACTCCGCCTTGATCAGAATAACTTGAGCTCCCCGTTGCCCGAGTTCTTCTTCACAAACTTCTCTTCACTGGGCGTGCTTCGGTTGAGTTCCTGTGGGCTTAAAGGTGTCTTCCCTGACAGGATATTGCAATTGAGAAATTTGACGGTTCTCGATGTGTCGGCCAATCCTTTGCTGTCCGGGTGGTTGCCGGATTTCCCAAAAGATAGTGTTTTGGAGAGTTTAGTGCTATCAAGCACGAACTTTTCAGGGAATTTACCGGATTCGATCGGTAATCTCAAGTCACTAACAAGATTGGAGCTATCGGAATGCGGTTTCTCCGGATCAATACCGGCGTCGGTCGCTAATCTTACCCAGCTTGTGCATTTGGATCTTTCCTTTAATAATTTCAGTGGTCGGATCCCTTCTTTCGGGCAATGGCCGATGATTTCGGAGATTAACTTGGCTCATAATAGTCTGAGTGGATCAATACCTCCCTCTGATGATTATGCGGGGCTGCGTAAGCTAACCAAGATTGACCTACGGAACAATTCACTGACCGGGCCGATTCCTGGCTCTCTGTTTGCTATCCCTTCTTTGCAGCTTCTGCAGCTTTCCCAGAACCAACTCTCAGGTATTCTCGCGGGGATTTCAAATGCATCTTCATCGTTAGCAACTATCGACCTAAGCTATAATAATCTTCAAGGAATTATCCCACAATCTGTGTCCCAGCTCTCAGGACTTAGTGTTCTCTCACTTGCATCAAACAACTTTAGTGGCACGTTGGCCCTTGATATTCTTCGGAGCATGAGGAATCTCTCCAAGTTGGATCTCTCAAATAATATGATCATAGTTGTAGATGGCGATGACAATAGTTCATTCGATTCGTTTCCAAAGATAAGCACATTGAAGTTGGCGTCCTGCTATCTATTGAAGATCCCTACTTTCTTGAGATACCAGGATGTAATAAGCGATTTAGACCTCTCCAACAACAAGATTTCTGGTGCTATACCCAGTTGGATATGGAGTATCGGAATGGAGAGCTGGACATATTTAAACCTCTCTCACAATATGTTTACTAGTGTAGAAGGTCTTACTGATCTTTCCTCGATCCCTTTAATGACCCTTGATATCCATTCTAACATGCTTCAAGGATCGGTTCCCTTCCCTCCACCGAACATTATCATCTTAGATTATTCATACAACAACTTCAGTTCGTCTATTCCTTTTAGCTTCCCATCATACCTTAACGTCACCATCTTCTTCTCGGTGTCCCATAACAGATTAACCGGAGAAATCCCGGCTTCATTTTGCAATGCAACCTATCTGCAAGTCCTCGATCTTTCCTATAATGGTTTTAGTGGTTCAATGCCTTCTTGTCTCCTGAAAGGAAACAGTGGTGATCTGCGGATATTAAATCTAGGAGCTAATCAGCTAACTGGTACCTTGCCTCAGGATGTTAGCGGAGGATGTGAGCTTCGAACTATAAATCTCAGCAGTAACATGTTAGAAGGGAAGCTGCcgcaatctctcgccaactgtCGGATGTTAGAGGTTCTTGACATTGGGAACAATCAAATTGTTGACTCCTTTCCATATTGGTTACGTGAACTCTCTGCACTTCAGGTCCTTGTTCTTAGATCAAATGGATTCTATGGTCCTGCAGCGCATCCTACTTCAACCACAGGAAGAAACTCTCCATTTCCAATGCTACAAATATTCGACATTTCATCAAACAGCTTCAATGGTATGTTACCGTCGGATTGCTTCTCAGATCTGACGGCAATGAAAGTCGGTTCTGAAGATAAACAATTCACAGTTGGATTCAGCTATCTGAACTACACCAAGTCGTACTATGAGGATTCGGTGACTGTGACATTCAAAGGACTGGATATTACACTTGTAAAGATCCTGACCGTCTTCACTTCGCTTGATCTATCTAACAACGGGTTTGAAGGCGGTATTCCCGAATCGGTCGGAGAGCTCAAGATGCTCTATTTGCTGAACATTTCGCACAACTCCTTCAGTGGTGAAATCCCTTCTCAAATAGGGAACCTTTCACAGCTTGAATCACTGGACCTATCTTCGAATAATCTTTCCGGGGAAATTCCTCAAACGCTTGCCTTGCTTacatttctctcttctcttaacCTCTCATACAACAACTTGGTGGGGGGAATTCCACAGTACCATCAATTCCCTACATTCTCAAACCTTTCCTTTCTGGGTAATCCAGGATTATGCGGGCAGCCATTAACGAGGCAATGCAACTCATCAAGAACAGCGCGTGATCAAGCTTTGAACTCAAAGTCTATTGAATTGAATTGGCAATTTATATCTGCAGGCATAGGATACGGTGGGGGTTTGGCGATAGTGGTCGGGCCATTAATGGTGTGGAGCAAAGGGAAGAGATGGTTTAATAAGTATGTGGATAGAATGCTTTTGGCTGTATTGCCGTTGTGGCTCTGTGAAACTTGTGGGGATGGGAGGGTAGGGACTGAGGAAGGAGATGATGACGCGGATTCGATGGAGGAAGAGGAAAATAGGAAGTTCTGTGTATTCTGTACTGGGTTGGAGATTCATGAAGATAAGGTGGTGATACATCATGTGGAGTGCTCTTGTCCTAAGTTTTGA